A genomic segment from Aegilops tauschii subsp. strangulata cultivar AL8/78 chromosome 1, Aet v6.0, whole genome shotgun sequence encodes:
- the LOC109741523 gene encoding uncharacterized protein, with protein MGRSKGAAARRRKAAVAREAIAGPRLCPSLPPELLANIHDRLGFLDRIAFAAVFASSSDVFSPSAPWLLLPGKNDENAKTARLLSVADRRAATVHAPYPALRDHLVIGSSRGWLATADGRGQIYLVNPASGEQHALPHVTTMRVFLRTPCQWFTVCLKRFMTVRFGGGPPFKHNLWGAEGHGARTVTADHMGIWFYRKVVLSVSPSRHGSYGTAMLILHRDFGAPAFATAEDAAWKLAPSRDGVEDAIYHDGQFYSVSYTGVVEAWQRDTESGTFTSTAVTPKLIVKQGGWPCHRKYLAAGPGGRLMVVLKYAQVTKDLHSRDGWTCTFKVHVLGDDGQWKETMDIGDVALFVGVNTSLCVPTMGCPGIMAGCIYFTNDELGVAKLRRTKDLSSRSYKSCDDEPVNSDIRALGVYSLKDGMVKKMEALQQQYRIFSAPPVWITPSVP; from the coding sequence ATGGGCAGAAGCAAGGGCGCCGCCGCCAGGCGAAGGAAGGCCGCCGTGGCCAGGGAAGCGATCGCCGGCCCGAGACTATGCCCCAGCCTCCCGCCGGAGCTGCTGGCCAACATCCACGACCGCTTGGGGTTCCTCGACCGCATCGCCTTCGCCGCGGTcttcgcctcctcctccgacgtatTCAGCCCATCGGCGCCGTGGCTCCTCCTCCCCGGCAAGAACGACGAGAACGCAAAGACCGCCAGGCTACTCTCCGTCGCCGACCGGCGCGCGGCCACGGTGCATGCCCCGTACCCCGCGCTGCGCGACCACCTCGTCATCGGCTCCTCCCGCGGGTGGCTCGCCACCGCCGACGGCCGGGGCCAGATCTACCTCGTCAACCCCGCCTCCGGCGAGCAGCACGCGCTCCCGCACGTCACCACCATGCGCGTCTTCCTCCGCACGCCCTGCCAGTGGTTCACCGTGTGCTTGAAGCGCTTCATGACCGTCCGGTTCGGCGGCGGGCCGCCGTTCAAGCATAATCTTTGGGGGGCTGAGGGGCACGGCGCGCGCACCGTCACCGCCGACCACATGGGCATCTGGTTCTACCGGAAGGTCGTCCTCTCGGTCTCCCCGAGCCGCCACGGCAGCTATGGCACCGCCATGCTGATCCTGCACCGCGATTTCGGCGCCCCGGCCTTCGCCACGGCTGAGGACGCCGCATGGAAGCTGGCGCCGTCGCGCGACGGCGTCGAGGACGCCATTTATCATGATGGGCAGTTCTACTCTGTCTCCTATACTGGTGTCGTGGAGGCGTGGCAACGTGACACGGAGTCCGGCACGTTCACGAGCACGGCTGTCACCCCAAAGCTGATTGTTAAACAAGGCGGCTGGCCGTGCCACCGCAAGTACCTGGCGGCGGGGCCGGGTGGGCGGCTGATGGTGGTGCTCAAGTACGCCCAAGTGACAAAGGACCTGCACAGCAGGGACGGGTGGACGTGCACCTTCAAGGTCCATGTCCTCGGCGATGACGGGCAGTGGAAGGAGACGATGGACATCGGCGACGTCGCTTTGTTCGTCGGGGTGAACACCTCGTTGTGCGTGCCGACGATGGGGTGCCCGGGGATCATGGCCGGCTGCATCTACTTCACCAACGATGAACTAGGGGTTGCGAAGCTGCGCAGGACCAAGGACCTATCGTCGCGGTCCTACAAAAGTTGCGATGATGAGCCCGTCAACTCCGACATTCGTGCCCTTGGGGTGTACAGCCTCAAGGATGGCatggtgaagaagatggaggcgcTACAGCAGCAGTACCGCATATTCTCGGCGCCACCGGTGTGGATCACGCCTTCTGTCCCATGA